One Anaerolineae bacterium genomic window carries:
- a CDS encoding uracil-DNA glycosylase — protein sequence MSVNECSIQEAWDNLNEAVISCRACPRLVAWREKVAQMKRRAYQDWDYWGRPVPGFGDLAARLLVVGLAPGAHGANRTGRMFTGDGSGVWLVRALHRAGFANQPVALHRDDGLQLDDAYITAVVRCAPPQNRPTAQEIANCRPFLQQEIGLLGQVRVVIALGHIAFDGYLAALREMGYELPRLQFRHGAHYPLPDGLPHLIASYHPSRQNTQTGRLTETMLDAVLQRARWLLDGA from the coding sequence ATGAGCGTGAATGAATGCTCCATCCAGGAAGCATGGGACAACCTAAACGAGGCAGTGATCTCGTGTCGGGCCTGTCCTCGCCTGGTCGCCTGGCGCGAAAAGGTCGCGCAGATGAAGCGGCGGGCGTACCAGGATTGGGATTATTGGGGCCGGCCGGTGCCGGGCTTTGGCGATCTGGCTGCTCGCTTGCTGGTGGTAGGCCTGGCGCCTGGGGCCCATGGTGCCAACCGCACCGGTCGCATGTTCACCGGCGATGGCTCGGGCGTCTGGCTCGTACGGGCTCTGCATCGCGCAGGCTTCGCCAATCAACCGGTCGCGCTGCATCGAGACGATGGCCTGCAACTGGACGACGCTTATATCACGGCTGTGGTGCGCTGTGCGCCGCCCCAAAACCGGCCTACCGCCCAAGAGATCGCTAACTGTCGGCCCTTCCTGCAACAGGAGATCGGGCTGCTAGGCCAGGTGCGAGTGGTGATCGCGTTAGGACATATCGCCTTCGATGGCTACCTGGCTGCGCTGCGCGAGATGGGGTACGAGCTGCCTAGGCTGCAATTTCGCCACGGTGCGCATTATCCTCTGCCAGATGGGTTGCCACATCTGATCGCCTCGTATCACCCTAGCCGGCAAAACACTCAAACGGGGCGTCTAACCGAGACGATGCTGGATGCCGTATTACAACGAGCGCGCTGGTTGCTAGATGGCGCCTGA
- a CDS encoding phospholipase D-like domain-containing protein codes for MSRSEKPHTPGLAGWMALSFHQERRPARRQRAGLVIGITVACMVWLLVREANLLAGSSWDEGLTPQQFLPLIQIPGPQVRISAVYYDGYATGDADEAIQLWNVGVQTISLAGWKLGDGSRTTQLPAIALPPGAFAWCAREAVAFRFAFGHAPDCEWGDNTDPTVPNAQGGSLRLSNQGARITLYTPEGGLMDVISYANASAGPGWDGPPVRPYTAGGLGMEGQILYRKLDARAQPLPDTDRAADWATDPADPIAGRRVRYPGWDLEAFWPAYVVTETARLTVTIAPDNMFETILAHIQAARESIALEGYVLESVPLGLALAERAQAGVTVRILLEGAPSGGIRDVQRWITQHIVAAGGQVYYMVNDRNQARDRYRFQHAKLMILDSRIAYIGSENFSEESMPSDDKRNGTQGRRGVGLLTDAPGVVARARALIAADLDPSNHADIFAWDATDPVYGPPPDGYIPPALQDGIHYQVQFATPLTLYGTFAFEVVQSPETSLRIDAGLLPLITRAGAGDTVLVEQLYEHPHWGPINSTPADDPNPRLEAYLAAARRGARVRVLLDRYLDDPRSRRSNEATIAYLNEIARQEGLDLEARRGNPTYLGLHNKMVLVEADGRGWAHVGSLNGSEVSAKVNRELALQVQSDEVYRYLAEMFWRDWEKSRP; via the coding sequence ATGTCAAGGTCGGAAAAGCCTCACACTCCAGGCTTGGCCGGCTGGATGGCCCTCAGCTTCCATCAAGAGCGAAGGCCCGCGCGCCGTCAGCGAGCCGGTTTAGTCATCGGGATCACCGTCGCCTGCATGGTATGGCTTCTGGTTCGTGAGGCCAACCTGTTAGCTGGAAGCTCATGGGACGAGGGATTAACGCCCCAACAATTCCTGCCGCTGATCCAGATACCCGGCCCACAGGTGCGCATCAGCGCAGTGTACTACGATGGGTACGCCACCGGCGATGCTGATGAGGCGATCCAACTCTGGAATGTAGGCGTTCAAACCATCTCGTTAGCTGGCTGGAAGCTGGGAGACGGCAGCCGTACTACCCAATTGCCTGCAATCGCCCTGCCACCGGGCGCGTTCGCCTGGTGCGCGCGCGAGGCGGTCGCCTTTCGCTTCGCGTTTGGCCATGCGCCTGATTGCGAGTGGGGAGACAATACCGATCCCACCGTGCCCAACGCGCAGGGAGGTAGCCTACGTTTGTCCAACCAGGGTGCTCGTATCACGCTTTATACCCCGGAAGGCGGCCTGATGGACGTCATCTCCTATGCTAACGCGTCAGCCGGCCCCGGCTGGGATGGGCCGCCGGTGAGGCCATACACGGCTGGCGGCTTGGGCATGGAAGGCCAGATCCTCTATCGCAAGCTGGACGCACGGGCACAGCCGCTGCCGGACACTGACCGCGCTGCAGATTGGGCCACGGATCCGGCTGATCCGATCGCCGGCCGGCGGGTGCGATACCCTGGCTGGGATCTAGAGGCATTCTGGCCAGCGTATGTGGTGACGGAGACAGCGCGTCTGACGGTGACGATCGCCCCAGATAACATGTTTGAGACGATTCTAGCTCATATCCAAGCCGCACGCGAGAGCATTGCGCTCGAGGGATATGTCTTGGAGAGCGTGCCCCTCGGCTTGGCATTGGCGGAGCGGGCACAGGCCGGCGTAACAGTGCGCATCCTGCTGGAAGGTGCACCTAGCGGCGGCATTCGCGATGTACAACGCTGGATCACTCAGCACATCGTGGCTGCGGGCGGCCAGGTGTACTACATGGTGAACGATCGTAACCAAGCACGCGATCGGTATCGCTTCCAGCACGCCAAGCTGATGATCCTCGACAGCCGCATCGCCTACATCGGCTCTGAGAACTTCTCGGAGGAATCCATGCCCAGCGATGACAAGCGCAACGGCACGCAGGGGCGGCGCGGTGTCGGCCTGCTCACCGATGCGCCTGGCGTGGTTGCCCGCGCGCGGGCATTGATAGCAGCCGATCTAGATCCATCGAATCATGCGGACATCTTCGCCTGGGATGCAACGGATCCCGTTTATGGGCCACCGCCGGATGGCTACATCCCCCCAGCTTTACAGGATGGCATCCACTATCAGGTTCAATTCGCCACACCGCTAACACTTTACGGCACTTTCGCATTCGAGGTGGTGCAATCGCCGGAGACCAGCCTGCGGATCGACGCGGGGCTATTGCCCTTGATCACCCGCGCCGGCGCAGGCGACACAGTACTAGTGGAACAGCTCTACGAGCATCCCCATTGGGGGCCGATAAACAGCACGCCTGCGGATGATCCCAACCCTCGGCTGGAGGCGTATCTAGCGGCTGCCCGGCGAGGCGCTCGCGTGCGTGTGCTGCTTGACCGGTATCTCGATGATCCAAGGAGCCGCCGCAGCAACGAGGCCACCATCGCCTACCTGAACGAGATCGCCCGCCAAGAAGGCCTGGACCTGGAAGCGCGGCGAGGCAACCCGACGTATCTCGGCCTACATAACAAAATGGTGTTAGTAGAAGCAGACGGGCGCGGCTGGGCTCATGTAGGCAGTCTGAACGGCTCAGAGGTCTCAGCCAAAGTCAACCGCGAGCTGGCCTTACAGGTGCAATCAGACGAGGTATACCGTTACTTGGCCGAGATGTTCTGGCGAGATTGGGAGAAAAGCAGGCCATAG